The following DNA comes from Streptomyces sp. Ag109_O5-10.
GAGTCCGCGCCGGCCCGCGGCTGGTTCCTCGCCGAGGGCTACGAGCGCGTCGCCCCCGCATCGGCTCCGCCGTCACCGGGTCGGGCGACAGCCCAGTCGGTCCAGGGCTTCGCCGACTACGCCGAACAGCAGGGACTGCGGCTCCGCGACTCGGTCCTGGAGACCAGGGTCCGTCCCGCCACCGTTCAGGAGTCCGAACAGCTGAGGGTCGGCCCGGGAGCCGCGCTCTTCGAGATGCGCCGACTGCGCTACCTGGACGACATCGTCGTGGTGCTGGAGCACAACCGGCTGCCGCTCGCACTGTGCCCGGAGCTCGCGGAGACGGACTTCACCACGCACACGCTCTTCGCGACGCTCCGCCGCGCCGACCCGCCGCAACTGCCCAAGGTCGCCGACTACTCCGTGGAAGCACGCCACCCGACGGCGGAGGAACGGCGACTGCTCGAAATCACCGACGCGACTCCGGTGCTCGTCGCCACGCAGCTCGCCTTCAACCAGAACGGACAGCCCCTCGAACTCACCGCGGCCGCCTACCGCGGCGACCGGTACCACTTCCGGGCCTCCATCACGGGGTGAACGCGTCGTCAGGGGCGCAGCAGGGTGCCGGCGGCCTCTTCCAGGAGCGCCACGGCGAGGAGTTCGCCGTCCACGGGTCCGAAGCGCTCCAGGGCCTGCCGGTGGATGCGCAGTACCGTGTCGGCCATCTCGTGCGGCGTGCCGAGGTCTTGCGCCTCCTCGGTGATGACCTTGAGCTGGTCGTGGATGCGGTCGAGTCCGTAGGAGCGCAGGTAGTCCCCGGCGAACAGAGCCGGCAGGTCCCGCCGGATGAAGTCGCTGCCTGCCGCGCTGCCGGCCAGCGTGCCGTGCAGGGCGGTGAGGTCGATGCCCGCTCGGCGACCGAGCAGCAGGACCTCGGCGGTTGCCGTGGCCTGCCCGAACCAGAGGAGGTTGATGAGGAGTTTCGTGGTGTAGCCGGTTCCCGGCCCGCCCATGTGGCGGATGCGATCCGATGTCGTCACCGCCTCCAACAGCGGCCTGCACCGGTCGAGGACGTCAGCCGAACCACCCACGAACAGCCGCAGGCGCCCCTGTTCGGCGTCGTCCGGGCCGCCGCCCATGGGCGCTTCGAGCACATCGACGCCGTGTGCGCCGGCTCGTTTCCGCAGCTCCCGTGCCACCGCAGGCGCGTTGCTCGTCATGTCGATCCACACCGCCCCGGTGGCCAGGGCGGCGAACACGGCATCCTCCAGAGCGGCCGCGGCCTCGTCGGGTCCAGGAACCACGGTGACCAGGACATCCGCCCCGGCAGCGGCGGTCGCCGCGGACGGCGCCCAGTCCGCGCCCAACGAACGTACCGCTGCCTCCCGTTCGGGACGCAGATCGAAAGCGGTCACCGCGTGCCCCGCCGAAACCAGGCGTCCACACAGAGGTGTCCCCATGCGTCCGGCACCGATGAGGGCTACGCGTGAGGGCAAAGCAGCACCGCCGTATCAGTCGTTGCGTCCGTCGTCCGTCTCAGGCGCACTCGAAAGACCGCCGTCGTCCGCTCACTTGGACACGTCAGGGATCATTCCGGGAATCACCGCGGTCATCCTACGAGCCCGTTGTGTGATCACGATCCGGCCTCCACGAGTCGTCGCCGACGGATCAGGCAACAGCTGTGCGGTGCGTTGCGTTGCGGTGCGGTGTGTGCTTCGCCGTGCCCGTGCGGACACGGGCCCATGGTGACCGACCTGGGCCGTGAAAGGTGGGCGACGGAGAAGACCACTGCGCCACAGCCGGCGACCACGCTCAGACCCGGGCGCGACGCGTGTGTCAGTCCTGCGGGACCGATGCCCGAGAGCAGGCCGGCTGAGCCCGGCCATGCAGAGCCTGCCCGCCGTGCTGAAGCCGCCGGGGAGGAGCAGCGGCAGCCGAGGTCCCGTGCGGGCGGCCAGGCGGCCTGGCCGCGGGGCGCAGACGGTCGCTCCGGCGGCCGACGGCAGGATCGCCACGCCCGCGGTCGGGCAAGATAACCAGGCAAGTATATCAATGTTATGTAAAATAATCGCAACAGTGATAAATCGGAGATAAATTGGACTGATGCAAGAACGGGCCGTACGTACCAGGGAGCGGGTTCTGCGCGCCGCCGCGGAGCTCCTGAGCTCGCAGGGTCGTGCGGGTGTCTCGACGCGTGCCGTGAGCGCGGCAGCCGGTGTGCAACCTCCCACCCTGTACCGCCTGTTCGGCGACAAGGACGGGCTGCTCGACGCCCTCGCGGCCTACGGCTTCGAGCAGTACCTGCGCGAGAAGCAGGCGCTTGAGCAGACTGACGACCCGGTCGCGGACCTGCGCCGCTCCTGGGACCTGCATGTCGAGTTCGGTCTGTCGCGCCCCGGCTTCTACGTGCTGATGTACGGCGAGGGCCGCCACCGCGGCGGCATGCCGGGAGGGCTCGAGACAGTCGCCATCCTGCGCCACACCCTCGCCCGGGTGGCCGCGGCCGGCCGGCTCCGCATGAGCGTGGGGCGGGCCACTCAGCTTGTCCATGCCATGGGCCTGGGCGTCGTACTGTCCCTGATCGCCACGCCGCCTTCCGAGCGGGACGAGACCCTCCCGGCCACGGCCCGTGAACACGCACTGCGCATGATCACCACCACGGGCACCGCGGGGGAGCGGAGCACGGGCGAGGACTCGTGCGCGGACGTGGCGTGCCGGGCCGCGGCCCTGCGTGAGGCGCTGTCCCGGCACGGCACCACGCCGCTGACACCGTCCGAGGGCGCGCTCCTGGCGGACTGGCTCGACCGCCTGGCCGACGCGAACTCCGCCGCGCGGTCGGCATCCTGAAGGAGGGACGGCGCCAATGGCCGAAACCAGGAACACGATGCCGGAGGCCGGACGGGAGGCCGGGCAGTCGGCGGGCCCCGCCATGGCGGTGGTGGACGCGCACGGAGTGGTGGTCTCGTGGAGCCCGGAGGCGGAGCGGCTCAGCGGTGTCGTGGCCGCCGACGCGATCGGGCTCTTCGCCGGACGGCTCCTGGCGGACCCGCAGGTGGTCCTGGGGGCGCCCGCCTTCACCGATCCGAGCCGTCGGGGAGACGGCTGGTCCGGGATCGTCGGCCTGCGCCGCGCCGACGGACCACCGCGGGACGTGTACCTGCGGGCCCATCCCCTCACCGAGCGTGACGGCACGGTGCGCTGGCTGGTCACCGCGACCGCGATGACGGCCGTTCCCTCGTGGCCGATGAACGGCGCCGGTGTGCGGGCGCTGCTCACCGGGGCGCCGGTCGGCATCGCCGTGCGCGACACCGATCTGCGGTGCACCTGGGTCAACGACGCGCTGGCGCTGCAGGACGGCATCCCGCGTGAGAAGAGACTCGGACGCCGGCTGACGGAGGTGCTGCCGGGACCCGAGGCCGAGTCGGCCGAGGCGGTGATGCGACTGGTCCTGCGGAGCGGGAAGCCGCAGGTCGACCACGAGTACCGCGCGTGGATGCCGACGAGGCCACAGCAGGAACACGCCTTCTCCACCTCGTTCTTCCGCCTCGACGACGCCGACGGGCGCACGCTGGGCGTGTGTGTCATGAGCGTCGACGTGACCGACCGGCAGCGGGCCCGCGAACGCCTGGCCGTGCTCAGCGAGGCCAGCACCCGGATCGGCACCACCCTGGAGGTGATGAGAACCGGTCAGGAACTCGCCGACCTCGCCGTGGCCCGCATCGCCGACTACGTCACCGTGGACCTGGCCGAGTCCGTCGCGGAGGGCGAGGACTCCGTGGCCCGGCTCGGCGCGGCGATCGGCCGCGTGCCGGCGTTCCGCAGGGCGGGCGTCGCCTCGGTCCACGACGGCGCACCGGAGTCGCTCTTCTCGCGCGGGGAAACCGTGTCCGTGCCGGCCCCTTCCCCCTTCACGGACGTCCTGGTCTCGGGCGCGTCACATCTCGAACCGGTGCTGAGCACCGCGCGAGGCGCCTGGCTGGAAGAGGACCGGGAACGGTTGGAGAAAGTACGCCGGTACGGCATGCACTCGCTGATGATCGTGCCGATCCACGCCCGCGGCGCGGTGCTGGGCGTCGCGGTCTTCGTGCGCATGGGCGACTCGGTGCCCTTCGAGACGGACGACCTGCGGCTGGCCGAGGAACTCGTCGCGCGTGCCGCCCTGTCCCTCGACAACGCCCGCCGGTACGTACGCGAACGCACCGCCGCCCTCGCTCTCCAGCGCAACCTGCTGCCGGGCAGGCTGGTCGGCGGGGCGGCCGTCGAGGTGGCGTCCCGCTACGTTCCCGCCGACACGGAACACGGCGTGGGCGGTGACTGGTTCGACGTCATCCCGCTGTCCGGCGCCCGGGTGGCCCTGGTCGTGGGCGACGTGGTCGGTCACGGCATCAACGCGGCGGCGACCATGGGCCGGCTCCGGGCCGCGGTGCACACCCTCGCCAACCTGGACCTGTCCCCGGACGAACTGCTGTCCCACCTCGACGACACCATCTCCCGCCTCGGCGTGGAGGACAGCGACATTCCGGATCGCGCAGCCGCGGAGTCCGGCGCCACCTGCCTGTACGCCGTGTACGACCCGGCCACCCGCCGCTGCACGATGGCCCGCGCGGGTCACCCGCCGCCCGTGATCATCTCGCCCCAGGGCGGCGTCTCCGTCCCCGACCTGCCCGCCGGTCTGCCGCTCGGTGTCGGGCCGGCCTCCTTCGAGTCCGTCGAGGTGGACCTGCCCGAGGGCTGCCTGATCGCCTTCTACACCGACGGTCTGGTGGAGACCCGGGATCAGGACATCGACGCGGGGATACGACGGCTCGGAACGGTCCTCGCGCGGCCGGACCGCCCTCTGGACGACCTGTGCACGGCAGCGTTCGACACCCTGCCGCCCAGGGCCCTGGAGGACGACGCCACGCTGCTCCTGGCACGGCCCCGTTCGCTCCCGCCGTCGCAGTTCGCCACGTGGGACCTGCCGAGCGATCCCGTCGTGGTCCCCCACGCCCGGGCCCTGGCCACCGCCCAGTTGACCGGATGGGGACTGGAGGGCCTGGTCGCGACCACCGAACTCATCGTCAGCGAACTGGTCACCAACGCCCTGCGCCACGGCGACGGTCCCATCACCCTTCGCCTCATCCGGCACGAGGTGCTGGTGATCGAGGTGACGGACACCAGCGACTCCGTCCCTCGACTGCGCCATGCCCGTCCGACGGACGAGGGCGGGCGCGGTCTCTTCCTCGTCGCACAGCTCGCCAGCCGGCGGGGCACCCGCAACTCGCCCGCGGGCAAGACGGTCTGGGCCGAGCAGGAGATCAATCCGCCGCCGTCCTGAGCGCACCGACGTCGGACCGGCCCCCTGTACGCGGTCCGAGCCCCGGGACCGGGGACCGTGCAGGGCAGCCCCCACCGCGTGGCCGGAGGCACTCAAGAAGACGGGCTCAACACGGTTGGTGGCGCGGTGCTACTTTGTCCTGCGCCTTGTGCACGTCACGTCGATGAGCTGCGCCACAGACCGACGGGCTGGTGTCCTGCGGTCCGTGGAGCCGGCAGGGGGAGTCACGGTGCCGTTCGGCCAGGTGATCAGCAGCAGTGGGACGCTCACGCTCATGACCCTTCTCGCGCTGCGTCCGCCGCGACCGCGGCGCTCCACTCCCTTCACTCTGAGCTTCTTTCTCACCTTCCTGATCAACGAGCAGCCGTTCCTCGGCCTGTATGTGCTGGCCGCCGGTGCGGTACCGCCTCTGCTGGCCGGAGAGACGGGAACGCTGTCGTGGTGGCTGGGCACGGGCACGGCCGCGGGCACCGCGGGCGGACTGCTGGTGCTGGCGGTGCGGGCCCGCACCGCCCGACCCCGGCTGACCGCTGCGCTGCGACAGGCACTCGGGCCGTCGGCGGTGGTGCAGCGACGGCGGCGTGGCCCGTGGCCGATCGTGCGGCTGATGGTCTTGCCCCTGATCTCCTACCGGTTCGACGTGCGGCGGGTGGCCAACCTGCGCTACGGCGACGCAGGCCGAGGCCACCTGCTGGACGTGTACGTCCCCCGGGCAGGGACAGCCAACGCGCCGGTCCTCGTCTACCTGCACGGCGGGGGCTTCCGCATCGGCAGCAAGATGATCGGCGCGCGTCCCCTGCTCTACCGGCTGGCCGGCCGGGGCTGGGTGTGCGTGAGTGCCAACTACCGGCTGGGCGGCCGCCTGGACTATGCCGACCGGCTCGCGGATGTGCGGCAGGTCGTCCGGTGGGTGTGCGACAATGGTGCCGCCTACGGAGCCGATCCGTCGGCGGTGTTCCTCGCCGGCGGCTCCGCCGGGGCCCATCTGGCGGCCACGACCGCGCTCACCGCAGGCGGGGCACCGGGTCAGCCGGACGGTGAGGAGACCGGCCCACCGGTGGCGGGGGTGATCGGCTTCTACGGCTACTACGGGCAGGCCGACGCCGGCGCCGACTCCACCCCGCTGGCACACCTGCACCCGGACGCCCCGCCGTTCCTCGTCGTCCACGGCGCGCTGGACACGCTGGTCCTGGTCGAGGATGCCCGACATTTCGCGTCCGAACTCGGGCGCGTCTCCACCCAGCCGGTGGTCTACGCCGAACTCCCCGGCACCCAGCACAACTTCGACTTCTTCCCCTCGCTCCGTTTCCACGCCGTCATCGACGCGGTCGAGGACTTCACCGCCTGGGTCCGATCCGGCGACGCGGCCGGACCGACGCATCGGGATGCGGCGCCCTCCCGCCGGGAAGACGATCCCGGCGGGCACCCCTAGCCTGATCTTTGGCCTGTGCGGCGGGGCCGCGGATGGTCGACTTCTCTTTCCGGGACGTTGTGGTGACTGCGGTCGCCGCGGACACGGGCCGGGGTGAGTCTGTCCGAGGACACGGGTCTGTCCCATGGGTGCCGTCGGCCGCCGCCCAGGAGGAACGGTGGCCGCCTTCCTGGCCGTCATCCGTGCCGACGAGCACCGCGAACACCCCGCACCCACCGCGCTCATCCCGTTCACCGGCAACGAAACACAGCGACTGTTCGCCCTGCCCGCCGCACACCCGAACGGCCGACGCGACCATCGCCTGCGCTGGTCCCTATGGCGTCGCCGAGATCAGCCCGCGCCCGCGACTGCCGCTACCGCCGACGCGAGGCCACGACATGACGATCCCCAACTGGGCACGGAGCATCAATGGACCGGCCGTAAGAAGCAACCGACCGAAGTAGGCGCGGCCTGAGGGCCCCTCAGGCCCCCATCAGCGCCGCCAGGGCGCGGTCCATCGCGGCGTTGAACTCTTCCGGCGTCAGCGGCAGCCGGGACTTGGCGTCCCGACTCCATTGGTCGGCGAGCACCTCGGCGGAGCCCGCCTCGACACCGTCGAGCGCCGCGTCGGCCAGGTCCGACGGAGCGATCTTTGCCACGGGCCAGGCCGCCGCCATGTCGGTGTCGGCCAGGCCGAGGTGTACCGCTGTGACGAGCGTGCCCTGCTCGGCGAGCTCCAGGCGGACGCCGTTGGTCATGGCCCAGGCGGCGGCCTTGGACAGGTGGTAGGCGTTGGCGCCCTTGCCCCCGAACCACGACATGGCGGAGAGGACGTTGACGATCGCGCCCCCGCCGTTCCTGGCGAGCGCCGGCGCGAACGCCCGGATCATCTCCAGGTGGCCGAACGTGTTGGTCTCCAGCTCGCGCCGGACCGCGTCCAGCGAGCCGGTCACCAGGTCGGTCCCCGTAATGATTCCCGCGTTGTTGATGAGTAGCGAGACGTCCGGGGCGGCCTCGGCAGCGGCCCGCACGGACGTGGGGTCGACGATGTCGAGGGGCAGCACCTCGACCCCGGGCAGGTCCACGGTCTCCGGTCGGCGGGCCGTCGCATAGACCTTGTGGGCGCCCCGTTCGAGCAGGCGCTGGGCGAAGGCGCGGCCCAGGCCGCGGTTGGCTCCGGTGACAAGGGCGACGGAGTTGTTGATATCCATGCCCGGTACGCTAAAACCTGACGCTGGCGTCAGAGGCAAGTGCTGTCCGTCAGAACCGGGGCGAGAGGAATCACCATGACCGTCACGGAGGCTGCGGCCGAGCGGCTGGTCCGCATCGGCGAGGTGGCACGGGGCGCCGGCGTCTCGGTACGCGCCGTGCGCTACTACGAGCAGCAGGGGCTGCTCATCGCGGAGCGCAGCCCGTCCGGCCAGCGCCTCTACCGGCAGGACACCGTCACCCTGGTGCGCTTCTTCCAGCAGATGTTCGCCGCCGGTCTGACCAGCCGAAGGATCGCGGAACTCCTTCCATGCTGGGACACCGGGCACACCGACGCCGATCAACGAGCCATGCTGCGCGCCGAGCGCGACCGCATCCAGGCCAAGGTCGACGACCTGCAGGCCGCCCTGGACCGCCTCGACGAGGTCATCGCGATCACGGACACGCACCCGTAGTCACGGTCGGTCGGACGACGCACCAGCGATCCACGGCCGGAGTACCGGACCGCTCTCCGTCTCCCCGGGAGCCCACAGGCCTCCGCCGAACCGCTGGCCGGCCGGGACCCGGCGCAGGACCGCTCCGTGACGGGGACCGCCGAGGACGTTTCGTCTTCTGCCGGGAGCGACGGCCCTCTGCCGACCGGCCTCTCGGCCGCTCAAGGCCGCAGCAAGGTGCTCGGGCCGGGTACGACGGTGACCAGTACATCCGCCCCTGCCGCGCACGCCGTGACGGACGACGCCGAAACGAGGCGTCCGCACGGAGGCGTTGTCCCGCATCGAACCGCGTGCGCTGCCGGTTGTCTGAGGTGGCCCGGCGACGGCGAACGCCGCTAGCCCGCTTGCTCTGCCGGCCTCAGGCGATGCGACCGAAGTCGATGCGACCGAAGTCGATGCCCCGCGATTCGTCACGGTGTGGCCACGAGACGGCGCACGGCCGGCCGGGAGACGCCCCCCGGAAGGTAACTTGCCGCAGTGACCACACAATCGAACACCCCTGACCCGACGGTCAGTCGACAGGTGCAGCAGCAGGCCGGGATCGCCCCGAGCGGCCCCGGCGGCGGCACCCTCTTCACCGAACCGGTTCTGGTCGTGAACCAGAAGGCCAAACTCATAGAGCTGACCAACGAGTACAAGGTCATGGACCAGCACGGCAACCAGCTCGGGTCCGTGGCCGAGGTCGGGCAGAGCGCGCTGCGCAAGGTCGTACGCTTCATCAGCGACTGGGACCAGTACTTCACCCACAAGCTGGAGATCAGGGACGCCCAGGGGCAGCCGGTGCTGCGACTGACCCGTCCCGCGAAGATATTCAAGTCGCGGGTGATCGTCACCCGGCCGGACGGAGAGCCGGTGGGCGAGTTGGTCCAGCAGAACGTCTTCGGGAAGATCAACTTCGCCATCAACGCAGGTGGGACCCAGATCGGCGCCATCAAGGGGGAGAACTGGCGCGCCTGGAACTTCGCCGTCGTCGACCAGGCAGGCACCGAGGTGGCCCGGATCACCAAGACCTGGGAGGGCCTCGCCAAGACGATGTTCACCACGGCGGACAACTACGTCCTCCAGATTCACCAGCAACTCCCCGAGCCGTTGCGAAGCCTGGTCGTCGCTACGGCGTTGACGGTCGACACGGCTCTGAAGCAGGACGCCCGCGGACTGGGCTGACGACGAGCCGCGTTGAGCGGCGCGAGGTGCACACGTCGGGGCAGTGGAGCCTGCCCCGGCGGGATCGACACGGCATCACCCTGCACTCCCTCGTAGTCGTACCCGTGCCGAACGCCGACGGACGGCTGCCCCAGGGCCTCGTGTCTGGAAAGGCGTTGACGGGGAGACGGGCCGGGCCGGCCCGCCCGGTTGCGCACCTTCTCCCGCCGCACCCTCGGTCCGGGCCCGCGATCCCGCGCGCAGCCCGTCACCCGCCGCTGTGCACGTCGTCCGCTCCGGGAACGGCGACCGACCTGCGCGGATGTGCTGCCGCTCGCCCGGCTCGACGCGGGCGAACAGCCCGGCCACGCCCGCCTCGACCTGACCGCACTGGTGCGGGTGCGCACCCGGATGAGAGGGATCTCAGGTGGCTGCCGTGACTGGTGCGGCGGCCGTTCACATGCCGCGGTCTGGGCCGTACCAAGGTGCGGTGCGTTCGTCGGCGGACATGGGAAGGCGCTGCAACCTCACGGGGCCGGGGTAAAAGGCTGCACTGTTGGGCCCGCTCATGTCCTCGCCGATGAGATGGCGGTAGAGCCATTCCGCTTAGCTCATGCGGTGCTCTGCCCAGGTTTCGTCATAGCTCACCAGGAGCCTCGGAGCCTCAGGGGCAGCGATCAGGAAGAGGAGGTATGCCGAGAGCAGATGCCTCCGACGACGTCCCGGTAGCCCGAGTGTGAGCGCTGGGCGTGCCGAGTCAGGTGGTCAGCCGGGCGAGTTCGTCTGCGCGACGGTGGTCCTTCGGGCGACCGAGGGCCCGCCGCATGCGGATGAGGTCGTCGAGTGCGGCGTAGCGGATGGTGAATCCCGCGGGGTCACGGGTGGTCTCGGCCGAGGCCAGGCAGGGGGTGACGTCCATGGCGCCCCAGGGCAGGGCGGGAGTGCACAGGTCTCCGCTTGCGCCGGTGACCCGGTACCCCACATGTGGGCGGTCGAGATCGGGCAGGTCGGTGCAGCCGCACCGGGCCAGGGCGTCACGCAAGGCGTGCGCCTCGTCAGGGGTGCCGTCCCAGAGCAGGTCGAGGTCCCCGGTCAGTTCGGTGGAGCCGTGCATGATGCCGGCGACCTGACCGATGACCACCGCGTGGGAACCGGCTGCATGGATCGCCTGGAGGAAGGGGAGGGGATCGAAGCCGAGTGCCCCGTCGGTGGCGAACGTGCCCAGTAGATCGTCGGCTTCCTCTGGGCGGCGTCCGACGGGGACACGTTCTCGTGTTGCGTCTTCGGTCCGGGCGACGGCGCGCCGCAGGCGCAGGGCAGCTGTCTGGCTCATGGGCCCATCCAACACGGTCGGACCCTGCCGGTGATCAGTAGTGGTTCCGGTCTGATCGCCGCGGTCAGGTGGCCGGCCATGTTCAGTACCACGAGGCTCGCCCACCGGGCCGTCTCGGTGGTGGTGTGCCGACAGCAGATGAGGGTGCCGGCGAACTCACCGACGTGTCCGGAGGCGGCTTCGTCTTCCTGGTCACCCTGCCGCGGGGGAGAGCCCGACGCCCGCGGCGACCACGTCTGACCGCACCCCACGCCGCGGCCCAACGCCCTCCGGCCCGGCCCGGACGCGGCACAAGCCGGTTGCGACGGCTTGATATCGTCACGGTGTCGGACCGCCCAGCACCGTCGCGGTCCGCGGAACCATGGCATTCCCAGCCGGTGACACGGGCCTTCGACCCGTCAGCCCGGCCCCAGTCGCCAGGACCATGCGCGTCCGAGGCGGGGCATGCTCTCCCGTCCAGAAGCAGGCCGTCATGCGCAAGTCCCCGGCAGAATCCAGCCGCGCCGCGGTCACGCGCGCCGTCGCTGTCGCCGTCGTCCTGGCCACAGCCTCCCTCACCGCAGGCTGCTCCAGCATCAGCACCGAAACGGGCACCACCACTCCAACGGGCAGCGCCTCGAAAGCCCCGGCGGCGAAAGTCTCCGGACCGCCCGTCCACGCCGGCGTCGACTACCAGCTCGGCGGCGCCTACACCCCGCCGAAGGGCGTCTCCGTGGTCTCCCGCGACCACACGGCGTCGCCCGCCGCGGGCCTGTACAACATCTGCTACGTCAACGCGTTCCAGGCCCAGCCCGACGCGGAGCAGGAGTGGGACGCCGACCTCCTGCTGCGCGACGCCTCCGGGAGGATCGTCATGGACGAGGACTGGGGCGAGGCGATGCTCGACATCAGAACCCCGGCCAAGCGCGCGCGGATCGCGCAGAAGGTGGACGACTGGATCGACGAGTGCGCCGACAAGGGGTTCGACGCCGTCGAGCCGGACAACTACGACAGCTACACCCGCGCCCCGCACGGACTGCTGACCGCGGCCGACGCCGAGGCGTTCCAGACCCTCCTCGCCCGCCACGCGCACTCCCGGCACCTCGCCGTCGCCCAGAAGAACACCCTCGAACTCGCCAAGGACCGCAAGCGGGTCGGCCTCGACTTCGCGGTGGTGGAGGAATGCGGGCAGTACGACGAATGCGGGTCCTACGTCGACGCGTTCGGCGACCACGTCATCGTCGTCGAATACACCGAGAAGGGCCTGAGGAAGGCCTGCGCGGGCTGGGGCGACCGGATCAGCGTCGTCCGGCGCGACCTCGACGTCACACCGGCCGGTCACCACGGGTACCTGCGCGAGACCTGCGACCGTTACTGACGACGGCCCGTCGGCTGTCGACGATGTCCCG
Coding sequences within:
- a CDS encoding endo alpha-1,4 polygalactosaminidase encodes the protein MRKSPAESSRAAVTRAVAVAVVLATASLTAGCSSISTETGTTTPTGSASKAPAAKVSGPPVHAGVDYQLGGAYTPPKGVSVVSRDHTASPAAGLYNICYVNAFQAQPDAEQEWDADLLLRDASGRIVMDEDWGEAMLDIRTPAKRARIAQKVDDWIDECADKGFDAVEPDNYDSYTRAPHGLLTAADAEAFQTLLARHAHSRHLAVAQKNTLELAKDRKRVGLDFAVVEECGQYDECGSYVDAFGDHVIVVEYTEKGLRKACAGWGDRISVVRRDLDVTPAGHHGYLRETCDRY
- a CDS encoding GntR family transcriptional regulator → MSSSDRGLPQGLLSGDALPLYTQVAGRLLDDIAERGARPGDRLPSERALATRYGVSRVTLRSALNELAERRVIESAPARGWFLAEGYERVAPASAPPSPGRATAQSVQGFADYAEQQGLRLRDSVLETRVRPATVQESEQLRVGPGAALFEMRRLRYLDDIVVVLEHNRLPLALCPELAETDFTTHTLFATLRRADPPQLPKVADYSVEARHPTAEERRLLEITDATPVLVATQLAFNQNGQPLELTAAAYRGDRYHFRASITG
- a CDS encoding NAD(P)-dependent oxidoreductase produces the protein MPSRVALIGAGRMGTPLCGRLVSAGHAVTAFDLRPEREAAVRSLGADWAPSAATAAAGADVLVTVVPGPDEAAAALEDAVFAALATGAVWIDMTSNAPAVARELRKRAGAHGVDVLEAPMGGGPDDAEQGRLRLFVGGSADVLDRCRPLLEAVTTSDRIRHMGGPGTGYTTKLLINLLWFGQATATAEVLLLGRRAGIDLTALHGTLAGSAAGSDFIRRDLPALFAGDYLRSYGLDRIHDQLKVITEEAQDLGTPHEMADTVLRIHRQALERFGPVDGELLAVALLEEAAGTLLRP
- a CDS encoding alpha/beta hydrolase, which produces MTLLALRPPRPRRSTPFTLSFFLTFLINEQPFLGLYVLAAGAVPPLLAGETGTLSWWLGTGTAAGTAGGLLVLAVRARTARPRLTAALRQALGPSAVVQRRRRGPWPIVRLMVLPLISYRFDVRRVANLRYGDAGRGHLLDVYVPRAGTANAPVLVYLHGGGFRIGSKMIGARPLLYRLAGRGWVCVSANYRLGGRLDYADRLADVRQVVRWVCDNGAAYGADPSAVFLAGGSAGAHLAATTALTAGGAPGQPDGEETGPPVAGVIGFYGYYGQADAGADSTPLAHLHPDAPPFLVVHGALDTLVLVEDARHFASELGRVSTQPVVYAELPGTQHNFDFFPSLRFHAVIDAVEDFTAWVRSGDAAGPTHRDAAPSRREDDPGGHP
- a CDS encoding SpoIIE family protein phosphatase gives rise to the protein MAETRNTMPEAGREAGQSAGPAMAVVDAHGVVVSWSPEAERLSGVVAADAIGLFAGRLLADPQVVLGAPAFTDPSRRGDGWSGIVGLRRADGPPRDVYLRAHPLTERDGTVRWLVTATAMTAVPSWPMNGAGVRALLTGAPVGIAVRDTDLRCTWVNDALALQDGIPREKRLGRRLTEVLPGPEAESAEAVMRLVLRSGKPQVDHEYRAWMPTRPQQEHAFSTSFFRLDDADGRTLGVCVMSVDVTDRQRARERLAVLSEASTRIGTTLEVMRTGQELADLAVARIADYVTVDLAESVAEGEDSVARLGAAIGRVPAFRRAGVASVHDGAPESLFSRGETVSVPAPSPFTDVLVSGASHLEPVLSTARGAWLEEDRERLEKVRRYGMHSLMIVPIHARGAVLGVAVFVRMGDSVPFETDDLRLAEELVARAALSLDNARRYVRERTAALALQRNLLPGRLVGGAAVEVASRYVPADTEHGVGGDWFDVIPLSGARVALVVGDVVGHGINAAATMGRLRAAVHTLANLDLSPDELLSHLDDTISRLGVEDSDIPDRAAAESGATCLYAVYDPATRRCTMARAGHPPPVIISPQGGVSVPDLPAGLPLGVGPASFESVEVDLPEGCLIAFYTDGLVETRDQDIDAGIRRLGTVLARPDRPLDDLCTAAFDTLPPRALEDDATLLLARPRSLPPSQFATWDLPSDPVVVPHARALATAQLTGWGLEGLVATTELIVSELVTNALRHGDGPITLRLIRHEVLVIEVTDTSDSVPRLRHARPTDEGGRGLFLVAQLASRRGTRNSPAGKTVWAEQEINPPPS
- a CDS encoding TetR/AcrR family transcriptional regulator; amino-acid sequence: MQERAVRTRERVLRAAAELLSSQGRAGVSTRAVSAAAGVQPPTLYRLFGDKDGLLDALAAYGFEQYLREKQALEQTDDPVADLRRSWDLHVEFGLSRPGFYVLMYGEGRHRGGMPGGLETVAILRHTLARVAAAGRLRMSVGRATQLVHAMGLGVVLSLIATPPSERDETLPATAREHALRMITTTGTAGERSTGEDSCADVACRAAALREALSRHGTTPLTPSEGALLADWLDRLADANSAARSAS
- a CDS encoding LURP-one-related/scramblase family protein yields the protein MTTQSNTPDPTVSRQVQQQAGIAPSGPGGGTLFTEPVLVVNQKAKLIELTNEYKVMDQHGNQLGSVAEVGQSALRKVVRFISDWDQYFTHKLEIRDAQGQPVLRLTRPAKIFKSRVIVTRPDGEPVGELVQQNVFGKINFAINAGGTQIGAIKGENWRAWNFAVVDQAGTEVARITKTWEGLAKTMFTTADNYVLQIHQQLPEPLRSLVVATALTVDTALKQDARGLG
- a CDS encoding MerR family transcriptional regulator — protein: MTVTEAAAERLVRIGEVARGAGVSVRAVRYYEQQGLLIAERSPSGQRLYRQDTVTLVRFFQQMFAAGLTSRRIAELLPCWDTGHTDADQRAMLRAERDRIQAKVDDLQAALDRLDEVIAITDTHP
- a CDS encoding SDR family oxidoreductase, with product MDINNSVALVTGANRGLGRAFAQRLLERGAHKVYATARRPETVDLPGVEVLPLDIVDPTSVRAAAEAAPDVSLLINNAGIITGTDLVTGSLDAVRRELETNTFGHLEMIRAFAPALARNGGGAIVNVLSAMSWFGGKGANAYHLSKAAAWAMTNGVRLELAEQGTLVTAVHLGLADTDMAAAWPVAKIAPSDLADAALDGVEAGSAEVLADQWSRDAKSRLPLTPEEFNAAMDRALAALMGA